In Bythopirellula goksoeyrii, a single window of DNA contains:
- a CDS encoding beta strand repeat-containing protein, which yields MGASSRGVLRLVLLSSILMLVIQETTNAAARTWIGGNSDWVDNGSTANWNPADEPDSDDEAIFNTANSVNLGSANSILALTMSNGIDLFTNNFNLTVDGLVQLTGNSTNLFVGGGASTLNADDITINSGGTVELTGGTLILDEESGTSLLDINAGGTLAGHGTITFADTPALATPLLINDGTLTALSRAAIIFNPPPVGTLQINDSSLGGRVDLDGASETGVVNINRNQTLDLNVPLTDNFNGTMNLFQNSTIDSLSSWTLAGGTLNANNGFIDNPIPTPDVPAGTSFISGGAFTQSGGTINVVDADGTLQFNSVFNMSGGTLINNGHLIFNNNATVTALANITMPTTSSSITVGAGRAVTISLNNFNLDGNNALTNAITVNAGGFLQIGTTDYDPDAVTNRYDGSITLNGGDLLLSITDPEFVMDGTLNLSRVDSEIPSYSGVAIDIGNDSGVLDAELNISGIGISQIGAQIDFNSDAKVNVALGAVLQFVTSTTVNFDTVNGVNNASFTGAGQIQFNGAVNVNEAVTLNMVGGTVDLDGNDLTGDVINIDAPLVINAATMASFGRVNSGGGISTLDINNGAGTGVLTVNLDDPNDEWTLNFSGVMNLVNDNTEATLLAGSDVNIIGIVNVTGDVRTTARVDIGSTGIVNINTSNEPLQLAGGTLFSDPNTIAGGTINGAGLLGADTSRVLRGFGTINTGIDFDGTASLLADNGTLTVNGAIVDVGTIGTFDVDGTLHVTNAWNNNVSTGVQLSGGVLSGGAITNDVTAGISGHGLVTARVVNNTQLFASIADSLIFQTAANDNDWDGTTNTGKIHAVLANIELRDNATFGFTGTVEASNSHTAYTNGFALDFNPGSSLQLSSGGTYESTNSTDLGGTMTVGGGAASTIKVAVNNFLTFQPTNTSTLTGNLRLENNNIRINAGATFSGAGAIIIPDGSHLIPDNSANINTLLVNEGTIRVAGFDAVGAATVKDYQQMQSGELFVELTGTLLNEFDRLAVTGQALLHGYLNIDIDGPYIPAMGNTFNILTASSGVFGTFNQIDVSGMPAGLTFHLNYLANAVQLQVVSTPFFSADFDHDGDVDATDLSIWQGAYGLNQLGDADGDNDTDGRDFLLWQRQFGSHPLMAAATSVPEPTGGLLLILGSLCLWRRNLPR from the coding sequence ATGGGTGCTTCTTCTAGGGGCGTTCTGCGCCTAGTTCTGCTTTCTTCAATTCTCATGTTGGTTATTCAGGAGACTACGAACGCTGCGGCGCGGACTTGGATCGGTGGCAATAGCGATTGGGTCGACAACGGTTCGACCGCCAACTGGAATCCGGCCGATGAGCCGGACTCGGACGACGAGGCAATCTTTAATACGGCGAACTCGGTCAACCTGGGATCGGCGAACTCGATTCTGGCGCTCACGATGTCAAATGGCATCGACCTCTTCACCAACAACTTCAACCTGACTGTCGACGGTCTGGTGCAACTCACCGGCAATAGCACGAACCTATTCGTCGGCGGCGGTGCCTCGACGCTGAATGCCGACGACATCACGATCAACTCCGGCGGTACTGTCGAACTGACCGGTGGTACGCTCATCCTCGATGAGGAGTCGGGAACTTCATTGCTGGACATCAACGCGGGGGGAACACTCGCTGGCCATGGCACGATTACGTTTGCGGATACCCCCGCCTTGGCGACGCCACTGCTGATCAACGATGGCACACTGACGGCTCTTTCGCGAGCGGCGATTATTTTTAATCCACCCCCCGTTGGCACTCTGCAGATCAACGATTCGAGCCTCGGCGGCCGGGTCGATCTCGACGGCGCGAGCGAAACGGGCGTCGTCAACATCAACCGCAATCAGACGCTTGACCTGAACGTGCCGCTGACCGACAACTTTAATGGAACAATGAATCTGTTTCAGAACTCGACCATTGATTCGTTGAGTTCTTGGACATTGGCAGGCGGGACACTCAACGCAAATAACGGCTTCATTGACAATCCGATCCCCACGCCCGATGTTCCTGCAGGGACTTCTTTCATCAGTGGAGGTGCCTTTACGCAATCCGGGGGAACGATCAACGTCGTTGATGCCGATGGTACGCTGCAATTCAACAGCGTGTTCAATATGAGCGGTGGAACACTCATAAACAATGGCCACCTGATTTTTAACAATAACGCCACTGTTACCGCACTAGCCAACATTACGATGCCCACGACTTCCTCCAGCATCACGGTCGGAGCAGGACGCGCCGTGACTATCTCTCTGAACAACTTCAACCTCGATGGAAATAATGCGTTGACCAATGCAATCACGGTTAACGCCGGCGGATTCTTGCAAATCGGGACTACCGATTACGATCCCGACGCCGTGACCAATCGCTACGACGGCTCGATCACCCTCAACGGCGGCGACTTGCTGCTCAGCATCACAGACCCCGAATTCGTGATGGATGGCACCCTCAACTTAAGTCGCGTCGATTCCGAAATTCCCAGCTATAGCGGTGTCGCGATCGATATTGGCAACGACTCCGGCGTACTGGACGCCGAACTCAACATCAGCGGCATCGGCATCTCGCAGATCGGGGCCCAGATTGACTTCAATTCCGATGCCAAAGTGAATGTCGCATTGGGCGCAGTCTTGCAGTTTGTCACCAGTACGACCGTGAATTTCGATACTGTTAATGGTGTCAACAATGCCAGTTTCACCGGCGCTGGTCAGATTCAGTTCAACGGCGCCGTCAACGTGAACGAGGCGGTTACGCTCAACATGGTCGGAGGCACGGTTGACCTCGATGGCAACGACCTCACGGGAGATGTCATCAACATTGATGCACCTCTCGTTATCAACGCGGCGACGATGGCGAGCTTTGGCCGCGTCAACAGCGGCGGGGGGATCAGCACGCTCGATATCAACAACGGCGCCGGCACGGGCGTGCTGACGGTAAACCTCGACGACCCCAACGACGAGTGGACGCTCAACTTCTCAGGTGTAATGAATCTGGTGAACGACAACACCGAGGCGACGCTGCTCGCCGGTAGCGACGTGAACATCATCGGCATCGTCAATGTGACTGGCGATGTGCGGACGACAGCGAGAGTCGATATCGGCTCGACCGGAATCGTGAATATCAATACGTCCAACGAGCCACTGCAACTGGCGGGGGGCACCCTCTTCAGCGATCCCAATACGATCGCGGGCGGCACGATCAACGGAGCCGGTTTGCTGGGCGCCGACACGAGCCGAGTGTTGCGCGGCTTCGGCACGATCAACACGGGGATCGACTTCGACGGCACGGCCTCGCTCCTGGCCGACAACGGTACGCTCACGGTCAACGGTGCGATTGTTGACGTCGGAACTATTGGTACGTTCGACGTGGATGGCACACTGCACGTCACCAACGCCTGGAACAATAACGTCTCCACCGGCGTGCAACTCAGCGGCGGCGTGCTGAGCGGCGGCGCGATCACTAACGACGTCACCGCTGGCATCAGCGGACACGGACTCGTCACAGCACGAGTGGTAAACAACACCCAACTCTTTGCCTCGATCGCCGATTCGCTCATCTTTCAGACCGCCGCGAACGACAACGACTGGGATGGCACGACCAATACGGGAAAGATACACGCCGTGCTCGCCAACATCGAACTCCGCGATAACGCGACCTTCGGCTTTACCGGAACGGTCGAGGCGAGCAACAGTCACACCGCATATACGAACGGTTTTGCACTCGACTTCAACCCGGGCTCCAGCCTGCAACTCTCCAGCGGCGGGACCTACGAATCGACCAATTCCACCGACCTCGGCGGTACGATGACGGTCGGTGGAGGGGCCGCATCAACGATCAAGGTCGCGGTCAACAATTTTTTGACATTCCAGCCAACGAACACCTCGACACTCACCGGCAATTTGCGGTTGGAAAATAACAACATACGCATCAATGCCGGCGCCACATTCAGCGGTGCCGGAGCGATCATCATCCCGGACGGTAGCCATTTGATTCCCGACAATTCCGCGAACATCAACACTCTGCTCGTCAATGAAGGGACGATTCGTGTCGCAGGATTCGACGCAGTTGGTGCTGCCACGGTGAAAGACTACCAACAGATGCAGTCCGGTGAATTGTTCGTCGAACTCACGGGCACTCTGCTCAATGAGTTCGACCGCTTGGCTGTCACAGGTCAGGCGCTGCTCCATGGCTATCTCAATATCGATATCGACGGTCCCTACATACCCGCGATGGGCAACACTTTCAACATTCTCACTGCCTCGTCGGGCGTGTTTGGCACATTCAACCAAATCGACGTCTCGGGAATGCCGGCGGGACTTACGTTTCATCTCAACTACCTCGCCAATGCAGTCCAATTGCAGGTCGTGAGCACGCCGTTCTTCTCGGCCGATTTCGATCACGACGGTGATGTCGATGCCACAGATCTCAGTATCTGGCAGGGAGCTTACGGGCTCAACCAACTCGGCGATGCGGATGGGGATAACGACACCGACGGCCGCGACTTCCTCCTCTGGCAACGCCAATTCGGAAGCCATCCTCTGATGGCTGCGGCGACGTCCGTGCCAGAGCCAACAGGAGGGTTGCTGCTGATTTTAGGAAGCCTCTGTCTATGGAGGCGCAATTTACCACGTTAA
- a CDS encoding MarC family protein produces MELQLQAIATVLALVNPVMCGAIFMRVEGNRPRRDLLIDATMASLTVLVILILAALVGTRILHLFGVSLDAFSVAGGGVLSWIGFSMLSNTSSEQQQETRAEKSQKPSLAPLILFAASPGTITGVITLAAAHGKNAFPVTALVAVVVAAIGMWLWILLAISMGSHTKGGGLVRSTATQFMGLIVIAMGIQFVLTGIREFFAH; encoded by the coding sequence ATGGAACTACAACTACAGGCCATTGCAACCGTGCTAGCCCTGGTGAATCCCGTCATGTGCGGGGCAATCTTTATGCGGGTGGAGGGGAACCGTCCACGACGCGATCTGTTGATCGACGCAACCATGGCTAGCCTCACGGTCCTGGTAATCCTGATACTGGCAGCATTGGTCGGTACAAGGATCCTGCATTTGTTCGGCGTTTCGCTTGACGCATTCTCAGTCGCAGGGGGAGGGGTACTGTCTTGGATCGGTTTCTCTATGTTGAGCAACACTTCGAGTGAACAGCAGCAAGAAACGCGAGCAGAAAAAAGCCAAAAACCATCGCTTGCTCCTCTCATTCTGTTTGCAGCAAGTCCAGGTACGATTACCGGTGTCATCACCCTGGCAGCAGCTCACGGCAAGAATGCATTTCCTGTCACTGCACTAGTCGCCGTCGTTGTAGCCGCGATAGGGATGTGGCTATGGATTTTGTTGGCGATCTCGATGGGCAGTCACACAAAAGGGGGCGGTCTAGTCCGTAGCACGGCGACCCAGTTCATGGGCTTGATCGTGATCGCGATGGGTATTCAATTCGTTCTCACGGGAATAAGGGAGTTCTTCGCACACTGA
- a CDS encoding phytochelatin synthase family protein produces MADINPVYFDTEEGASLFNSADVKGHFWTICRFFISEKYLTYCGIASGVTILNSLGLEAPDEPQIYPYKMFTQDNLFTDEVLHRRRPLDVEKGGNTLEQLANILSVFDIQVDVCFADSMDVGACRNLLIETLKAPNRRVIIDFGRRTLGQKGNGHFSPLAAYHSGEDRFLLMDVARYKLPPCWVKGEMLYNAMTDIDSTSGRSRGFLVASNREVSPILPA; encoded by the coding sequence ATGGCAGACATCAATCCTGTTTACTTTGACACTGAAGAAGGTGCCTCGCTGTTCAATAGTGCGGACGTCAAAGGGCACTTTTGGACAATCTGCCGATTTTTTATCAGCGAGAAGTATTTAACCTACTGCGGTATAGCCAGCGGTGTCACGATTCTGAATTCGCTAGGATTGGAGGCCCCAGATGAGCCGCAAATTTATCCGTACAAAATGTTTACACAGGATAACTTGTTCACCGACGAAGTGTTGCATCGTCGCCGCCCGCTGGATGTCGAAAAGGGGGGTAATACGCTCGAACAACTTGCCAATATCTTGAGCGTGTTCGATATCCAAGTTGATGTCTGTTTTGCAGACTCCATGGATGTTGGTGCCTGTCGCAATCTTCTCATCGAGACTTTGAAGGCGCCGAACCGACGTGTCATTATCGATTTTGGTCGACGGACTCTCGGCCAGAAGGGCAACGGGCACTTCTCACCGCTGGCTGCCTACCACTCGGGAGAAGACCGTTTCCTCTTGATGGACGTGGCTCGCTACAAGTTGCCGCCATGCTGGGTCAAGGGGGAGATGTTGTACAACGCTATGACTGACATTGATTCGACCTCTGGGAGAAGCCGTGGCTTCCTGGTTGCCAGCAATCGGGAAGTATCGCCAATTTTGCCCGCTTAA
- a CDS encoding TrmH family RNA methyltransferase: MARHEITSRQNERVKQAVKLRDARQRGKQQRFIIDGVREIGRALDAGIDVVEVFLCPSLCNSPTVQQLLTRLDESAAIVAEVTGDVFEKLAFGARGDGVVVIANTPARNINVLEIPANPLIAVLERLEKPGNVGAILRSADGAGVDAVIIVDPQTDLFNPNTIRASVGTVFSKQVCTASPAETLARLREWGVALIAARPEVDRLYTDIDYSQGIAIVLGSEANGLTDAWQQADIAGVRLPMQGIADSLNVSTTAAVLFYEALRQRN, from the coding sequence ATGGCTCGTCACGAAATTACCAGTCGGCAAAATGAACGCGTCAAGCAGGCGGTCAAACTGCGTGATGCGCGACAGCGTGGGAAACAGCAGCGGTTTATTATCGACGGGGTGCGAGAGATTGGTCGTGCACTTGACGCAGGAATCGATGTAGTAGAAGTGTTTCTTTGTCCATCCTTATGCAATTCGCCCACGGTACAACAACTACTCACTCGCTTGGACGAATCGGCGGCTATTGTAGCTGAGGTGACAGGTGATGTATTCGAAAAACTGGCCTTTGGAGCGCGGGGCGATGGCGTGGTGGTAATTGCCAATACCCCGGCGCGAAACATCAACGTACTCGAGATTCCGGCGAATCCACTGATAGCCGTCTTGGAGCGCCTCGAAAAACCGGGTAACGTAGGAGCAATCCTTCGCTCGGCCGACGGTGCTGGCGTCGATGCGGTGATCATCGTTGATCCGCAGACAGACCTCTTCAATCCCAACACAATCCGTGCCAGCGTGGGGACTGTCTTCTCGAAGCAAGTTTGTACAGCGTCGCCTGCGGAAACGCTTGCCCGACTCCGGGAATGGGGAGTTGCTCTGATCGCCGCCCGACCTGAGGTAGACCGACTTTACACCGATATCGACTATTCCCAGGGGATTGCTATTGTGCTTGGAAGCGAAGCAAATGGACTGACCGATGCATGGCAACAAGCCGATATTGCGGGGGTGCGACTTCCCATGCAGGGCATTGCGGACAGCCTGAATGTTTCAACTACAGCCGCGGTATTGTTTTACGAGGCCCTTCGCCAAAGAAATTGA